A DNA window from Acetobacter aceti NBRC 14818 contains the following coding sequences:
- a CDS encoding zinc-finger domain-containing protein, whose product MLIQPTNPTPRPRLGHVETVIVQNRKISCDGGLGALGHPKVWLKIGGDQTFCPYCSRLFVLDPNATPDSAH is encoded by the coding sequence ATGCTTATTCAGCCTACCAACCCGACCCCACGGCCCCGGCTCGGCCATGTCGAAACAGTGATCGTGCAGAACCGCAAGATTTCCTGCGATGGCGGACTGGGCGCGCTCGGACACCCCAAAGTCTGGCTGAAAATTGGCGGTGACCAGACATTCTGCCCCTATTGCTCCCGCCTTTTCGTGCTGGACCCGAACGCCACGCCGGACAGCGCGCACTGA
- a CDS encoding alpha/beta hydrolase: protein MIRMNAVSSNHPHALLSGFHHIMRFSRRLTTLILITLALAGCAQEPHIKASPRYAKYARLVPPDRVMTLSDHAHIPLRIWPAQGAEKGVILALHGFNDSRDAWETTAPAFAQAGFSVWAPDLRGFGAAPDRGGWVGSGRLADDVREELTLLAAEHPGKPVWLMGESMGGAVAMIVASHPAALPLSGVILLAPAVWNTGLVGRASAHLLAAIAPDGSVSGRELPVHVVASDNIEALRRLYFDPLTLHVTKFVALQGLVDLMTQAAHAAKRQKLPTLVVYGDRDQLVPAQAMAKAWRRFPSSVRRDLIPGGHHLLLRERAGRRVVADILSWLEQPDVLLPSGGDISAGVWAAEQGGGQDVNGPFGLLPSQIDRLSLP, encoded by the coding sequence ATGATACGCATGAACGCCGTGAGTTCAAACCACCCGCACGCTCTTTTGTCTGGCTTTCATCATATCATGCGATTTTCGAGGCGACTGACGACCTTAATCCTGATCACGCTGGCGCTGGCAGGATGCGCTCAGGAGCCGCATATCAAGGCGTCACCCCGCTACGCGAAATACGCCCGGCTTGTGCCGCCTGACCGTGTGATGACGCTATCTGATCACGCCCATATTCCTCTTCGTATCTGGCCAGCACAGGGGGCAGAGAAAGGCGTGATTCTGGCGCTGCATGGTTTCAATGACAGCCGCGACGCCTGGGAGACGACAGCACCAGCATTCGCTCAGGCAGGTTTCAGCGTCTGGGCACCGGATTTGCGAGGTTTCGGCGCTGCTCCAGATCGTGGCGGCTGGGTCGGTTCAGGCCGGCTGGCCGACGATGTGCGGGAGGAATTGACGCTGCTTGCGGCCGAGCATCCGGGAAAACCTGTATGGTTGATGGGCGAGAGCATGGGTGGTGCTGTTGCGATGATTGTGGCCAGCCATCCCGCTGCTCTTCCTCTTTCTGGTGTGATTCTGCTGGCGCCAGCGGTCTGGAATACAGGACTAGTCGGCCGTGCGTCCGCCCATTTGCTGGCTGCTATTGCGCCGGACGGGAGCGTTTCGGGGCGGGAACTGCCGGTTCATGTGGTCGCGAGTGATAACATCGAGGCGCTGCGACGGCTCTATTTCGATCCTCTGACGCTTCACGTCACCAAATTTGTCGCGTTGCAAGGGCTCGTTGATCTGATGACGCAGGCGGCTCACGCGGCCAAACGGCAGAAGCTTCCGACGCTGGTTGTGTATGGAGACCGCGATCAACTCGTCCCGGCCCAGGCTATGGCGAAGGCATGGAGACGTTTTCCATCTTCTGTAAGACGAGACCTGATTCCGGGCGGCCATCATCTGCTGCTACGGGAGAGGGCAGGGAGGCGTGTTGTGGCGGATATCCTGTCCTGGCTGGAGCAGCCTGATGTTCTGCTCCCGTCCGGAGGTGATATTTCTGCCGGAGTATGGGCTGCTGAACAGGGCGGCGGGCAGGACGTGAATGGGCCATTCGGTCTGCTGCCGTCCCAGATAGACAGGCTTTCTCTCCCCTGA
- a CDS encoding glycosyltransferase family 25 protein gives MKYIYINRDKDADRRSTFLENNSHISDLRRFCAIEGTSLDIDELRAAGMIEGNPEYNMASYGNALSHMLLWSAVQEHGEATCIFEDDAITCKNFVEMSEKTIASLPENWDIILWGNNHDTTLVIDMLSGVTPCIISYYEFFTQKNTDKFREMNVECLSFRLMQTFGICGYSVSPKGASALLQACNPIKECEYFHMGINRNVPNGGIDHIMSYNYKNMNSYASFPPLCLTKNDKEISTITNRA, from the coding sequence ATGAAGTATATTTATATTAATAGAGATAAAGATGCGGACCGTCGTTCTACTTTTCTGGAAAATAATTCGCATATTTCTGACCTGCGGCGTTTCTGCGCGATAGAAGGCACCAGCCTGGATATTGATGAGTTGCGTGCGGCCGGGATGATTGAAGGCAATCCTGAATATAATATGGCGTCTTATGGAAATGCTCTCTCTCATATGCTGCTTTGGTCTGCCGTGCAGGAACACGGCGAGGCAACCTGCATATTTGAAGATGATGCGATAACCTGCAAAAATTTCGTTGAAATGTCAGAAAAAACGATAGCTTCACTGCCAGAAAACTGGGATATTATTCTGTGGGGCAATAACCACGATACAACGCTTGTTATTGATATGCTTTCAGGTGTTACGCCTTGTATCATTAGCTACTATGAGTTTTTTACTCAAAAGAATACTGATAAATTTCGTGAAATGAATGTCGAATGTCTATCTTTTCGTCTTATGCAGACATTTGGAATTTGCGGTTATTCAGTTTCTCCCAAAGGGGCGAGTGCGTTGCTGCAAGCCTGTAATCCTATCAAGGAATGTGAATATTTTCATATGGGAATAAATAGAAATGTCCCTAATGGCGGAATAGATCATATTATGTCATATAATTATAAGAATATGAATTCTTATGCATCTTTTCCTCCTTTGTGTTTAACTAAAAATGATAAAGAAATATCAACTATAACGAACCGCGCTTGA
- a CDS encoding glutathione S-transferase family protein — protein sequence MSEGRLVIGTKRYSSWSLRGWLPVRLAGLDVSEEVIPLRQSDSSARITQVSPNGKVPCLEHQSVKVWDSLAIAEYCAELEPTLWPENREARAMARSISAEMHSGFQGVRSAMPMNLGRIQRPLKEPLSEAVIKDIARIDSIWTEARRRFGAGGDYLFGHDFTNADVAFAPIVARFLSYDVDVSGVSRAYIEAVRKHPSVAQWYEEAEREPSEWLVDAFEAIE from the coding sequence ATGAGCGAAGGCCGTCTTGTCATAGGCACCAAGCGTTATTCTTCATGGTCTCTGAGAGGATGGCTACCTGTCAGACTGGCAGGTCTCGATGTGTCGGAAGAGGTCATACCGCTGCGTCAATCGGACAGTAGTGCCCGGATAACGCAGGTTTCCCCCAATGGTAAGGTGCCATGTCTGGAACATCAGAGTGTGAAGGTATGGGACAGTCTGGCAATTGCCGAATACTGTGCCGAACTTGAACCAACGCTTTGGCCGGAAAATCGAGAAGCGCGGGCGATGGCGCGATCGATTTCTGCTGAAATGCACTCAGGATTTCAGGGCGTGCGTTCTGCAATGCCGATGAATCTGGGAAGAATTCAGCGTCCTCTTAAGGAGCCTCTCTCTGAAGCTGTCATAAAGGACATTGCCCGTATTGATTCAATCTGGACAGAAGCACGGCGTCGTTTCGGTGCCGGTGGAGACTATCTTTTTGGTCACGATTTCACCAATGCAGATGTTGCCTTTGCACCAATTGTTGCTCGTTTTCTCAGTTATGATGTTGATGTTTCTGGCGTGTCGCGAGCTTATATTGAAGCTGTTCGCAAGCATCCGTCGGTGGCGCAGTGGTATGAAGAAGCTGAGCGTGAACCCAGTGAATGGCTGGTCGATGCTTTCGAAGCCATAGAATAA
- a CDS encoding LysR family transcriptional regulator, whose amino-acid sequence MANNKEVLVDRIDLLRVFIRVMETGNFSRAAGSLNLPRSSVSTAIQQLETRLGTRLFSRTTRLVSPTTDGKVFYERALQLVADIEDAESLFQQKRGSPRGILRVEMPGRIGRLIVAPALPAFLAAYPEIDIQLGVTDRSVNLTEDGVDCALRVGALADSSLISRHIADLQVINVASPLYLQTHGVPHTPEDIPVHQVIRYASPATGRIEEWEWVQQGESKTCPVQGRVTVNSAEALIACCVAGSGLIQIPAYDVKTNLINGELVEVMPDWRASPLPLTLLYPERRHRSSRLRVFVDWITGLLKNQL is encoded by the coding sequence ATGGCGAACAATAAGGAGGTGCTGGTGGACAGGATTGATCTGTTACGTGTGTTCATCCGGGTGATGGAAACAGGAAATTTTTCCCGAGCCGCCGGCTCTCTGAATTTGCCCCGCTCCAGTGTTTCAACCGCCATCCAGCAACTTGAAACGAGGCTAGGGACACGGCTTTTCTCCCGCACGACCCGTCTTGTCTCGCCTACGACAGATGGAAAGGTGTTTTATGAACGGGCTCTGCAACTGGTTGCCGACATAGAAGATGCGGAAAGTCTGTTTCAGCAGAAACGTGGCTCTCCACGTGGTATTCTGCGGGTCGAGATGCCAGGGCGTATTGGGCGACTGATTGTTGCTCCGGCGCTTCCCGCGTTTCTTGCAGCGTATCCGGAGATTGACATCCAGCTGGGAGTGACAGATCGGTCCGTCAATCTGACAGAAGACGGGGTAGATTGTGCATTGCGGGTCGGCGCGCTGGCGGACTCAAGTCTGATTTCACGGCATATCGCTGATCTGCAAGTGATCAATGTCGCAAGCCCGCTTTACCTCCAGACGCACGGTGTTCCCCACACTCCTGAAGATATCCCTGTTCATCAGGTCATTCGCTATGCTTCTCCCGCGACCGGACGAATTGAAGAGTGGGAATGGGTTCAGCAAGGTGAATCGAAGACCTGCCCCGTGCAGGGACGTGTGACGGTCAACAGCGCCGAAGCATTGATAGCCTGCTGTGTGGCCGGGTCCGGCCTTATTCAGATCCCGGCTTATGATGTCAAAACAAACCTCATCAACGGAGAGCTGGTCGAAGTCATGCCTGACTGGCGGGCATCCCCTTTACCTCTAACTCTTTTATATCCGGAAAGACGTCACAGGTCTTCAAGACTGCGAGTCTTTGTGGACTGGATCACCGGGTTGCTTAAAAATCAACTTTAG
- a CDS encoding SDR family oxidoreductase, whose translation MADHSLKGKTALITGGAKNLGALIARDLAANGVGAIAIHHHGAESAGDAEKLVSELKKQGVKAVAFQGDLTTAAANTKLFRDTIAAVGRPDIAINTVGKVLKKPILDISEDEYDSMFAINSKAAFFFLKEAGKHVNDNGKIVTIVTSLLGAYTPFYSTYAGSKAAVEHFTRAASKEFGERGISVNAIGPGPMDTPFFYGQEGADAVAYHKTAAALSPFSKTGLTDIEDIAPYVRFMVSEGWWMTGQTILVNGGYTTK comes from the coding sequence ATGGCCGATCATAGTCTTAAGGGTAAAACCGCGCTGATTACCGGCGGAGCCAAGAATCTCGGTGCGCTGATTGCACGTGACCTTGCCGCAAACGGGGTCGGAGCCATCGCCATTCATCATCACGGCGCGGAATCTGCTGGTGACGCGGAGAAGCTTGTCAGCGAACTGAAAAAGCAGGGTGTCAAAGCCGTGGCATTTCAGGGAGATCTGACAACAGCGGCCGCCAACACCAAGCTGTTCAGAGACACCATTGCCGCTGTTGGTCGTCCCGATATCGCCATCAACACGGTCGGTAAAGTGCTGAAAAAACCCATCCTCGACATTTCCGAGGATGAGTATGACAGCATGTTCGCCATCAACAGCAAGGCAGCGTTCTTCTTCTTGAAGGAAGCTGGCAAGCATGTGAATGACAACGGCAAGATCGTCACCATCGTGACTTCGTTGCTGGGCGCCTATACGCCGTTCTACTCCACCTATGCCGGTTCAAAAGCCGCTGTGGAGCATTTCACACGCGCAGCGTCCAAGGAGTTCGGTGAGCGCGGCATTTCCGTAAACGCCATCGGTCCGGGGCCGATGGACACACCGTTCTTCTACGGACAGGAAGGTGCTGATGCCGTGGCCTATCACAAAACGGCGGCGGCCCTGTCACCCTTCAGCAAGACAGGCCTGACGGACATTGAAGACATCGCGCCTTATGTGCGGTTCATGGTTTCGGAAGGCTGGTGGATGACGGGACAGACCATCCTCGTCAATGGCGGCTATACGACCAAATAA
- a CDS encoding low temperature requirement protein A, producing MPQDTAGHHPFLRTRDGHHAAVTNEELFFDLVYVFAITQLSHGLLHHLSLFGAFQTAVIWLAVWLGWQYTGWFTNWFDPRLPAVRGVLFVTMVLALLMGAAIPDSFAEHGLPFALCFAIMQVGRSAFVVAWLPRNHPLSPNYRRILAWMLVSAVFWLTGGVAADPVVRVTLWCIAALCEYVSPMFGFPFPGLGRSNSKSEWTIEGAHLVERCQLFVIVALGEGIMATGLSMAENQNWTPVYLVAFITSFLGTMAMWWLYFGTSGEAARHRITQADDPGKMGATIHYLHAVLIAGIIVTAVGADLLMENPLEEGSMASVLVMTSGPVLYLLASIFYRKIVSGFFALSHIIGIAVLLVLIPLGLHFSRLTDALLVTGLMLALAWGEQRNEAQSVLD from the coding sequence ATGCCGCAGGACACAGCCGGTCACCACCCCTTCCTCCGGACCCGTGACGGCCACCATGCCGCTGTCACAAACGAGGAACTCTTCTTCGATCTGGTCTATGTCTTTGCCATTACGCAGCTCAGCCACGGTCTGCTGCATCACCTGTCACTGTTCGGGGCCTTCCAGACTGCGGTGATCTGGCTCGCCGTCTGGCTGGGCTGGCAATATACCGGCTGGTTCACAAACTGGTTCGACCCGCGCCTGCCTGCTGTCCGGGGCGTGCTGTTCGTCACCATGGTGCTCGCCCTGCTCATGGGGGCGGCCATTCCAGATTCCTTTGCGGAACATGGTCTGCCTTTTGCTCTCTGCTTTGCGATCATGCAGGTGGGGCGCAGTGCTTTCGTGGTAGCGTGGCTGCCGCGTAATCATCCTCTTTCACCGAATTACCGGCGTATTCTGGCCTGGATGCTGGTGTCCGCTGTGTTCTGGCTGACAGGCGGCGTGGCGGCGGACCCGGTGGTCCGCGTGACGTTGTGGTGCATCGCCGCGCTCTGCGAATATGTCTCCCCGATGTTCGGGTTCCCTTTTCCGGGACTGGGACGATCCAACTCGAAAAGCGAGTGGACGATTGAAGGCGCGCACCTCGTCGAGCGTTGCCAGCTTTTCGTCATCGTGGCGCTAGGTGAGGGGATCATGGCGACCGGCCTGTCCATGGCCGAAAACCAGAACTGGACGCCGGTTTATCTCGTCGCCTTCATCACCAGCTTTCTGGGCACAATGGCCATGTGGTGGCTGTATTTCGGCACCTCCGGCGAGGCTGCCCGACACAGAATCACGCAGGCCGATGATCCGGGAAAAATGGGTGCGACCATCCATTATCTCCACGCGGTGCTGATTGCGGGCATTATCGTGACAGCCGTGGGCGCAGACCTTCTGATGGAAAATCCGCTGGAAGAGGGAAGCATGGCTTCCGTTCTGGTCATGACGTCCGGGCCGGTGCTCTACCTGCTGGCCAGCATTTTCTACCGCAAGATTGTCTCAGGCTTTTTTGCTCTGTCCCACATCATCGGGATTGCTGTCCTGCTGGTGCTGATCCCTTTAGGTCTGCATTTTTCCCGGCTGACGGACGCACTGCTTGTGACGGGTCTGATGCTGGCTCTTGCATGGGGAGAGCAGCGTAACGAGGCGCAAAGCGTGCTGGACTGA
- a CDS encoding NUDIX hydrolase, translating into MNETAHCRTELVAVVLGLDTSAAKEPQLCVLTTGEGDGFPSGPLQAGQASLQRSLRHWVENLTGFRLGHTEQLYTFADAEDDFGNRAVRISYMALVRSSAEMASWQSVYAYFPWEDRRSDDAQAFLIPLVRHMKSWVSDNERRLSRCSVAFGLDGHEWNDELVLDRYELLWEAGLLPEAGSREESKAALFAGSLGRAMKHDHRRILATALSRIRAKIRYTPAVFDFLPEYFTLLQLQQAMETLAGRRMHKQNFRRLVQHQSLVEETDLFDPSGQGRPARLYRFCEASSQNCYLAGAKLPLPPLV; encoded by the coding sequence ATGAATGAAACAGCGCATTGCAGAACAGAACTGGTGGCCGTGGTGCTTGGGCTGGACACCAGTGCCGCGAAAGAGCCGCAACTGTGCGTCCTCACGACCGGAGAAGGCGATGGCTTTCCTTCCGGTCCCTTGCAGGCTGGGCAGGCCTCCCTGCAACGCAGCCTTCGTCACTGGGTTGAAAACCTGACCGGGTTCCGACTGGGGCATACGGAGCAGCTTTATACATTTGCTGATGCAGAAGATGATTTTGGCAACCGGGCTGTAAGGATTTCCTATATGGCTCTGGTGCGATCCTCTGCGGAAATGGCGTCATGGCAGTCTGTATATGCGTATTTTCCATGGGAAGACCGGCGATCGGATGACGCGCAGGCGTTTCTGATTCCTCTTGTCAGGCATATGAAAAGCTGGGTGTCCGACAATGAAAGGCGGTTGTCGCGCTGTTCGGTTGCGTTCGGTCTGGATGGCCATGAATGGAACGATGAACTTGTGCTTGACCGGTATGAACTGCTCTGGGAAGCCGGTCTTCTTCCTGAGGCCGGGTCGCGGGAAGAAAGTAAAGCAGCGCTATTCGCAGGCTCTCTAGGGCGTGCCATGAAACATGATCATCGCCGTATTCTGGCGACGGCGCTTTCGCGTATCCGCGCCAAAATTCGTTATACGCCTGCTGTTTTCGATTTTCTGCCTGAGTATTTCACCCTTTTGCAGCTTCAGCAGGCGATGGAAACGCTGGCGGGCCGCCGGATGCACAAACAGAATTTCCGCCGTCTGGTGCAGCATCAGTCACTGGTGGAAGAGACCGATCTCTTTGATCCATCGGGGCAGGGGAGGCCGGCGCGGCTCTATCGTTTCTGCGAGGCATCGTCCCAGAACTGCTACCTCGCCGGGGCCAAACTGCCTTTGCCGCCGCTTGTCTGA
- the nadA gene encoding quinolinate synthase NadA has translation MTTLLADSRDTLFQPVAGVMTRQDWERLYAGDIEAILRLKREKNAVILAHNYQTPEIFHCVSDIRGDSLALAREACDLDADIIVMAGVHFMAETAKLLNPAKKVLIPDTQAGCSLAEGITADNVRALKAAYPGVPVVTYVNSTAAVKAETDICCTSGNAKKVVESLGVPRVIMIPDEFLAKNIEAETGIEMITWPAHCEVHERFTPEEIRQYRRIHRGVVVIAHPECPPEVVVEADFSGSTAQMIDWIARERPEKVLLVTECSMSDNLSLLYPDTRFVRPCNLCPHMKRITLAGIRKSLETLQTEVTIPVEFQEPARRAVERMLAV, from the coding sequence ATGACAACGCTCCTCGCGGACTCCCGAGATACGCTTTTCCAGCCCGTTGCTGGCGTGATGACACGGCAGGACTGGGAGCGGCTTTACGCGGGCGATATTGAAGCAATCCTGCGCCTGAAACGTGAGAAAAACGCCGTTATCCTCGCGCATAATTACCAGACCCCTGAAATTTTTCACTGCGTTTCCGATATTCGCGGAGACAGTCTGGCTCTGGCGCGGGAAGCCTGTGATCTGGACGCCGATATCATCGTAATGGCGGGGGTTCACTTCATGGCGGAAACCGCCAAGCTGCTGAACCCTGCCAAAAAAGTGCTGATTCCGGATACGCAGGCGGGATGTTCGCTGGCGGAGGGCATTACGGCGGACAATGTCCGGGCGCTCAAGGCCGCTTATCCCGGTGTCCCGGTCGTGACCTATGTGAACAGCACGGCGGCGGTCAAAGCTGAAACCGATATCTGCTGCACGTCGGGCAACGCGAAGAAAGTCGTCGAAAGTCTGGGTGTGCCGCGTGTCATCATGATCCCGGACGAATTTCTGGCAAAGAATATCGAAGCGGAAACAGGGATCGAGATGATAACCTGGCCTGCGCACTGCGAGGTTCATGAGCGCTTCACGCCAGAGGAAATCCGTCAGTATCGTCGTATCCATCGTGGCGTTGTTGTCATCGCCCACCCCGAATGTCCGCCGGAAGTGGTCGTTGAAGCCGATTTTTCCGGCTCGACAGCGCAGATGATCGACTGGATCGCCCGGGAAAGACCTGAAAAAGTGCTGCTGGTGACGGAGTGTTCCATGAGCGACAATCTTTCGCTGCTCTATCCGGACACGCGGTTTGTGCGTCCCTGCAATCTCTGCCCGCACATGAAACGCATCACTCTTGCCGGGATCAGGAAGTCTCTGGAAACACTCCAGACGGAAGTGACAATCCCTGTGGAGTTTCAGGAGCCTGCGCGGCGGGCTGTCGAACGTATGCTGGCTGTCTGA
- the nadC gene encoding carboxylating nicotinate-nucleotide diphosphorylase — protein MNAAYLPSIMWEPMVRGALLEDFGIGGDVTTEALGRSDVILQAVFSARKAGVIAGLPGAALAFSLLNPSVTFDAVVEDGQRVEEGETVARVSGPARAILGGERTALNLLCHLSGIASTTRSIVDIVQGTKARVCCTRKTLPGLRSFQKYAVLAGGGSNHRYRLDDAILIKDNHIALCGGSITTTLDAARQRAGHLMKIELEVDTLEQLETALEHGGADAFLLDNMSTDQLRTAVALIDGRAVAEASGGIRPDTARAIAETGVDILSLGWLTQTVTALDIGLDIA, from the coding sequence ATGAACGCAGCCTATCTTCCTTCGATCATGTGGGAACCGATGGTGCGGGGCGCGCTGCTGGAGGATTTCGGCATTGGCGGCGATGTCACCACGGAAGCGCTCGGACGGTCAGATGTTATCTTACAGGCTGTTTTTAGTGCAAGAAAAGCAGGTGTTATCGCAGGACTTCCCGGTGCGGCGCTGGCGTTTTCTCTGCTCAATCCTTCCGTGACGTTCGATGCCGTGGTCGAGGACGGACAACGGGTGGAAGAGGGCGAGACTGTCGCCAGAGTGAGCGGCCCGGCCCGCGCCATACTCGGAGGGGAGAGGACGGCGCTGAACCTGCTGTGTCATCTTAGCGGCATCGCCTCCACCACACGGAGCATCGTGGATATTGTTCAGGGCACGAAAGCCCGTGTCTGCTGCACGCGAAAGACGCTTCCCGGTTTGCGGTCTTTTCAGAAATACGCTGTGCTGGCAGGCGGTGGTTCCAACCATCGTTACCGGCTTGATGATGCTATTCTCATCAAGGACAACCATATTGCACTCTGCGGCGGCAGTATCACAACGACACTCGACGCAGCCCGTCAGCGTGCAGGGCATCTTATGAAGATCGAGCTCGAGGTCGATACTCTGGAGCAGCTTGAAACGGCGCTTGAGCACGGCGGAGCCGATGCGTTTCTGCTCGATAACATGAGCACGGATCAGTTGCGGACAGCGGTTGCTCTGATCGACGGCCGTGCCGTTGCAGAAGCCTCAGGCGGGATCCGACCGGATACGGCACGGGCCATAGCTGAAACTGGCGTTGATATCCTGTCTCTCGGCTGGCTCACGCAGACGGTAACGGCTCTCGATATCGGACTGGACATCGCGTAG
- a CDS encoding radical SAM protein: MSSRSRLAAFTASLLPAAIDVSVTDYCNADCDFCGFAKSKMKGKPRHFIDTDEFVRALPILVERGISFVDFQGGEPLLHPEIIRMVSAVRDHGMKSNLITNGWSLPTHARDLAEAGLKALFISIDSHDMVLHEKNRGLKGVEERIKDGTALMSSYGIPVMASVTVSRLVDIRRLPDTLGSLGFSGVTFSYPRREAFESSSLVFNENSELIDFTGAELIAVLDQILKMKKEFPVLNPTASVQDIQRHIRGEKEHFPCVGGFKYFYMDWELNVWRCEAWNKPMGSVFDFAKFPDDRTRCTACTMSCYRDSSTMMFAPLAASAALDKLAHAEPVQAVKTLFDPRVMESAKSAMQEAGLLLRMCKGYARN, encoded by the coding sequence ATGTCTTCGCGCTCTCGTCTCGCAGCATTTACGGCCTCCCTCCTGCCAGCTGCCATAGATGTCTCAGTTACGGATTACTGCAACGCTGATTGTGACTTTTGTGGATTTGCAAAGTCGAAGATGAAGGGGAAACCGCGTCATTTCATCGACACCGATGAATTTGTCCGCGCTCTTCCCATCCTTGTCGAACGTGGTATTTCCTTTGTGGACTTTCAGGGCGGCGAGCCATTGCTTCATCCCGAAATCATCCGGATGGTTTCCGCCGTTCGCGACCATGGTATGAAGAGCAATCTGATTACGAACGGCTGGTCACTGCCCACTCATGCCCGGGATCTTGCCGAAGCCGGTCTGAAGGCTCTTTTTATTTCCATCGACAGCCATGACATGGTTCTTCATGAGAAGAACAGAGGTCTGAAGGGAGTTGAGGAGCGCATCAAGGACGGAACTGCCCTGATGAGCTCTTACGGCATCCCGGTCATGGCCTCAGTGACCGTGTCGCGTCTTGTCGATATACGCAGATTGCCTGACACTCTGGGCTCGTTGGGGTTCAGTGGAGTGACCTTTTCCTATCCACGGCGTGAGGCGTTTGAGTCTTCATCTCTTGTTTTCAACGAGAATAGCGAACTGATTGATTTCACTGGCGCGGAACTGATTGCTGTGCTCGATCAGATTCTGAAAATGAAAAAAGAGTTTCCAGTCCTGAATCCAACAGCTTCCGTGCAGGATATCCAGCGCCATATTCGCGGCGAAAAAGAGCATTTCCCCTGTGTAGGAGGTTTCAAATACTTCTACATGGACTGGGAACTGAATGTCTGGCGGTGTGAAGCCTGGAACAAGCCGATGGGTTCTGTCTTTGACTTCGCCAAATTCCCGGATGACAGAACCAGGTGCACTGCCTGCACGATGTCCTGCTACCGTGATTCCAGCACCATGATGTTTGCGCCTCTGGCAGCCTCGGCTGCTCTGGACAAGCTGGCTCATGCTGAACCGGTACAGGCGGTCAAAACCCTGTTTGACCCTCGTGTTATGGAATCAGCAAAATCGGCCATGCAGGAAGCTGGCCTGTTGCTCCGTATGTGCAAGGGTTACGCCAGAAACTGA